The Candidatus Dependentiae bacterium genome has a window encoding:
- a CDS encoding N-acetylmuramoyl-L-alanine amidase, which produces MLKKIIFLLFTIFFIHINAQITVMIDPAGDSKNVGRKLVESYERSITFKLAEKLKQKLHEKYDYNCVLTKYQGEEVIELQNASFANRLNVDLYLSLHVFRHEFAKPKLFLYNLIRNRLVDFAVRSTDPFKFVSVSQSHYLNINKTKVYVESIKNYFGRKEYANKFDFYGVFGIPIKSLVGITAPAVAIEIGLCNEDQLDFFVEPIVESLNFLYQEVIS; this is translated from the coding sequence TAAAAAAAATAATATTTTTATTATTTACAATATTTTTTATACATATTAATGCACAAATTACTGTGATGATTGATCCTGCGGGAGATTCAAAAAATGTGGGCCGAAAGCTTGTGGAAAGTTATGAACGCTCTATAACTTTTAAGCTTGCCGAGAAATTAAAACAAAAACTACATGAAAAATATGACTATAATTGTGTACTTACGAAATATCAGGGAGAAGAGGTTATTGAATTACAAAATGCGTCTTTTGCAAATAGATTGAATGTAGATCTTTACTTGAGTTTGCATGTGTTTAGGCATGAATTTGCCAAACCCAAGCTTTTTTTGTATAATCTTATTCGTAATCGGTTGGTGGATTTCGCAGTTAGGTCAACAGATCCGTTCAAGTTTGTTTCGGTGTCTCAGTCTCACTATTTAAATATAAACAAAACGAAAGTTTACGTAGAATCAATAAAAAATTATTTTGGGCGAAAAGAGTATGCAAACAAATTCGATTTTTATGGAGTTTTTGGTATACCTATAAAATCTTTGGTTGGAATAACGGCACCTGCTGTTGCCATAGAAATTGGATTATGTAATGAAGATCAATTGGATTTTTTTGTAGAGCCAATTGTTGAAAGTTTAAATTTTTTATATCAAGAGGTGATATCATGA